CGAGCATGAGCTGGGCGATGTGCGCCTCACGGCTCGCCGCCGGCCGGTAGCGCCAGGCCCGACCCTCGCGCTCGCGCTGCACCATGCCCTTGCCGGCGAGCCGGTCCAGCACGGTCATCACCGTGGTGTACGCCAACTCGCGGCCGTCGAGCGCGTCGGCCACCTCGCGCACGGTCACACCGTCCGACGTGCCGGGGACCACGTCCCACAACACGTCCATCACCGCACGCTCAAGATCGCCCAACCGAGTCACGAAGCAATCCTACCCCCGGTAGTAGACCCCCCACGCCCCCGAGCCCACCCCACCCGAAGATCCGCACAAGAACAGGGATGTTGCTGCCTCCAAGGCGCTGGAGGCAGCAACACCCCCGAAGTTGCGCAGATCTTGACCGCGCCCCCGGCCCGCGGCAACCCAAAGGCCGAGGAGGACTCACACCCCCTTGGGATGCCACACAGTCTTCGTCTCCAGCAGCGCGGTCATCCGAGCCAGACCCGGGTCGACGGACCAGTCGTGGTCGGCCGGGGCCGGTCGGAGCACCCGCTTGAGGTTCTCCGCCGCCCTGACCTCCAGGTCGGTGGCGAGCGCGGTGTCGGTCACCCCGGTCAGGTCGATCGCGTTGACGTCCATGTGCGCCGCCAACGCCGGCGCGGTCTCGGTGATCGCGCCGGTGAGGATGTTGACCACCCCGCCGGGCAGGTCGGAGGTGGCCAGCACCTCGGCCAGCGTCACCGCCGCCAGTGGCTCGGAGGGCGATGCCGCCACGACCACCGTGTTGCCGCTGACGATCGCCGGGGCGATCACGCTGACCAGGCCGAGCAGCGCCGGGCGCTCGGGGGCGACGACGGCGATCACGCCGGTCGGTTCGGGCGCGGAGATGTTGAAGTACGGGCCGGCGACCGGGTTGGCGCCGCCGTACACCTGGGCGAGCTTGTCGGCCCAGCCGGCGTACCAGACCCAGCGGTCGACGGCGGCGTCCACCTCGTCGCCGGGCACGCCCAGGGCGACGAACTGCTCGCGGCGGCCCTCCAGCATCTCGGCGGCCCGGTAGAGGATCTGACCCCGGTTGTACGCGGTCGCGCCGGCCCAGCCCTTCACGGCGGCGCGGGCGGCGACCACCGCGTCCCGGGCGTCCTTGCGGGAGGCCAGTGACACATTCGAGGACTGCACGAGATACGACCGTCCCGACTCGCTGCGCGGGAACTTCCCGCCGATGAAGAGCTTGTACGTCTTACGTACCGCGACCCGCTCAGACATTGAGGTAGCCCTCCAGCCCGTGCCGGCCGCCCTCGCGACCGTAACCCGACTCCTTGTAGCCACCGAACGGCGAGGTGGGGTCGAACTTGTTGAACGTGTTGGCCCAGACCACGCCGGCGCGCAGCCGGTCGGCCATCCACAGGATCCGGGAACCCTTGTCGGTCCAGATCCCGGCCGACAGGCCGTACGGCGTGTTGTTGGCCTTTTCGACGGCCTCGGCCGGGGTGCGGAACGTGAGCACCGACAGCACCGGGCCGAAGATCTCCTCGCGGGCGATCCGGTGGGCCTGGGTGACCCCGGTGAAGATGGTGGGCGCGAACCAGAAACCACGGTCGGGCAGCTCGCACGGCGGTGACCAGCGCTCGGCGCCCTCGGCGGAGCCGGCGTCGGACAGCTCGCGGATCCGCTCCAGCTGGGCGGCCGAGTTGATCGCGCCGACGTCGGTGTTCTTGTCCAGTGGGTCACCGACCCGGAGCTGGGCCATCCGCCGCTTCAGCGACTCCAGCACGCGGTCGGCCACGTTTTCCTGCACCAGGAGTCGGGAGCCGGCGCAGCAGACGTGCCCCTGGTTGAAGAAGATGCCGTTGACGATGCCCTCGACGGCCTGGTCGATGGGCGCGTCGTCGAAGACGATGTTGGCGGCCTTGCCGCCCAGCTCCAGGGTGAGCTTCTTGCTGGTGCCGGCGACGGATCGGGCGATGGCCCGGCCGACCTCGGTGGAGCCGGTGAAGGCGACCTTGTCGACGCCTGCGTGCTCGACCAGTGCGCGGCCGGTGTCGCCGGCGCCGGTGACGATGTTGACCACACCGGCCGGCAGGTCGGCCTGCTGGCAGATCTCGGCGAAGAGCAGCGCGGTGAGCGGGGTGGTCTCGGCGGGCTTCAGCACCACCGTGTTGCCCGCGGCGAGCGCCGGGGCGATCTTCCAGGCCAGCATGAGCAGCGGGAAGTTCCACGGGATGACCTGCGCGGCCACGCCGATCGGCCGCGGGTTGGCACCGAAACCGGCGTGCGGAAGCTTGTCGGCCCAGCCGGCGTAGTAGAAGAAGTGCGCGGCGACCAGCGGCAGGTCGACGTCCCGGGACTCCCGGATCGGCTTGCCGTTGTCCAGGGATTCCAGGACGGCCAGCTCGCGGGAGCGCTCCTGGATGAGTCGGGCGATCCGGTACAGGTACTTCGCCCGGTCCCGGCCCGGCATCGGACCCCAGACCTTGTCGTACGCCTTGCGGGCGGCACGCACCGCGCGTTCCACGTCCTGAGCGCCGGCCTCGGCGATCTCGGCCAGCACCTCCTCGGAGGCGGGGTTGATCGACTTGAAGCTGCCACCGTCGGTCGGATCGACGAACGCGCCGTCGATGAACAGCCCGTACGAGGGTTTGAGGTCCACCACCGAGCGGGACTCGGGGGCGGGGGCGTATTCGAACATCGGCTATCAGTCCAGGGTGAAGTAGTCGGGACCGGAGTAGGTGCCGGTCGTCAGCTTGGTGCGCTGCATCAGCAGGTCGTTGAGCAGGCTGGACGCGCCGAAGCGGAACCAGTCCGGGTCGAGCCAGTCCGGGCCGACGGTCTCGTTGACCATCACCAGGTACTTGATCGCGTCCTTGGTGGTCTTGATGCCACCGGCGGGCTTCACGCCCACCTGCCGCCCGGTGGCCGCCCGGAAGTCACGGACAGCTTCCAGCATCACCAGGGTCACCGGCAGTGTCGCCGCGACCGGGACCTTGCCGGTGGAGGTCTTGATGAAGTCGCCGCCGGCCAGCATGGCCAGCCAGGAGGCCCGCCGCACGTTGTCGTAGGTGGCCAGCTCGCCGGTCTCCAGGATCACCTTGAGGTGGGCGTCCCCGGAGGCCTCCTTGGTGGCCACGATCTCGTCGTAGACCTCCTTGTAGCGCCCGGCCAGGAACGCACCCCGGTTGATCACCATGTCGATCTCGTCGGCGCCGGCCGCGACGGCGGCCCGGGTGTCGGCCAGCTTGATCTCCAACGGCGCCTGACCGGACGGGAACGCGGTCGCCACGCTGGCCAGGTGCACGCCACTTCCGCGCAGCACCTCGGCCACGTGCGGGACCATCGCCGGGTAGACGCAGACCGCGCCGACGTGCGGGCAGGACGGGTCGGCCGGGTCCGGGCGCAGTGCCTTCGCGGCGAGCGCGCGCACCTTGCCCGGGGTGTCCGCCCCCTCCAGGGTGGTCAGGTCGACCATCCGGATCGCCAGGTCGATCGCCTGGGCCTTGGCGGTGGTCTTGATGGATCGGGTGCCGAGCTGTGCCGCCCGCTGCTCCGCGCCGACCTGGTCCACGCCGGGAAGCCCGTGCAGGAAGGTCCGCAGAGCGGTCTCGGATCGTCCCAGCTCGGAGAGCTCCGACCGGGCCGACGTCGTTGTCGCCGTCATGGCGAGAAGTCTACGCACCGGACGGCTGAGTGATCTTGGTCACGGCGGGCTCGACGTGAGCGGCGTCGCTGGTCCGACCGCACCGACACCACCGCGCCGAACGGACCGGTAGGTTGAGCGATCGTGGACGTACACGTCATTGACCACCCGCTGGCGCAGTCTCGGCTGACCGCCATGCGGGACGCGCGCACCGATTCCTCGACGTTTCGGGCGGCGCTGCACGAACTGACCACCATGCTGGTGTACGAGGCGGCGCGCTCCTTCCCCGTCGAGCGGTACGAGGTGCAGACGCCGGTCACCGGCACCGAGGGCACCCGGCTGGCCAACCCGCCGCTGCTGGTGCCGGTGCTGCGGGCCGGCCTCGGCATGGCGGACGCCGCACTCGGCCTGCTGCCCGAGTCCTCGATGGGCTTCGTCGGCCTGGCCCGCGACGAGGAGACCTACGAGCCGCGCGCGTACATGGAGTCGCTGCCCCGCGACCTGTCCGGGCTGCCGGTGCTGGTGCTCGACCCGATGCTCGCGACCGGTGGCTCGCTGGAGCATTCCTGCCGGTTGCTCGCCGACCGTGGCTGCACCGACATCACAGTGCTCTGCGTCCTCGCCGCCCCGGTCGGCATCGAACGGCTGGAACGCTCCGGCCTGCCGTTGCGCCTGGTCACGGCCTCGATCGACCAGGGGCTCAACGACAGCATGTTCATCGTTCCCGGGCTCGGGGACGCCGGCGACCGCCAGTTCGGCGGCATGCCCCGGTTCTGAGTTCGACACCCGGTGGGTGCCGGGTCTGGCGGGTCCGTGCGCGGTGGTGCGCGGACCCGCTACCGTCTCGGGCCATGACTGGTGTTGCGCTCGCCGAGGAGTTACTGCTCCTCGCCTACGACGACACGACCGGCAAGGCGACCATGCCGCGGATCAGCCTGGACCTCGGCATGGCC
This portion of the Micromonospora zamorensis genome encodes:
- a CDS encoding BlaI/MecI/CopY family transcriptional regulator, whose protein sequence is MTRLGDLERAVMDVLWDVVPGTSDGVTVREVADALDGRELAYTTVMTVLDRLAGKGMVQREREGRAWRYRPAASREAHIAQLMLDALDLGGSRDAALVRFARSVTGTEAEVLRAALGSEAGLTGPGSTSGDPGDTELTDRLDGPTGRRTAGEAAER
- a CDS encoding aldehyde dehydrogenase family protein, producing MSERVAVRKTYKLFIGGKFPRSESGRSYLVQSSNVSLASRKDARDAVVAARAAVKGWAGATAYNRGQILYRAAEMLEGRREQFVALGVPGDEVDAAVDRWVWYAGWADKLAQVYGGANPVAGPYFNISAPEPTGVIAVVAPERPALLGLVSVIAPAIVSGNTVVVAASPSEPLAAVTLAEVLATSDLPGGVVNILTGAITETAPALAAHMDVNAIDLTGVTDTALATDLEVRAAENLKRVLRPAPADHDWSVDPGLARMTALLETKTVWHPKGV
- a CDS encoding aldehyde dehydrogenase family protein, whose protein sequence is MFEYAPAPESRSVVDLKPSYGLFIDGAFVDPTDGGSFKSINPASEEVLAEIAEAGAQDVERAVRAARKAYDKVWGPMPGRDRAKYLYRIARLIQERSRELAVLESLDNGKPIRESRDVDLPLVAAHFFYYAGWADKLPHAGFGANPRPIGVAAQVIPWNFPLLMLAWKIAPALAAGNTVVLKPAETTPLTALLFAEICQQADLPAGVVNIVTGAGDTGRALVEHAGVDKVAFTGSTEVGRAIARSVAGTSKKLTLELGGKAANIVFDDAPIDQAVEGIVNGIFFNQGHVCCAGSRLLVQENVADRVLESLKRRMAQLRVGDPLDKNTDVGAINSAAQLERIRELSDAGSAEGAERWSPPCELPDRGFWFAPTIFTGVTQAHRIAREEIFGPVLSVLTFRTPAEAVEKANNTPYGLSAGIWTDKGSRILWMADRLRAGVVWANTFNKFDPTSPFGGYKESGYGREGGRHGLEGYLNV
- the deoC gene encoding deoxyribose-phosphate aldolase — its product is MTATTTSARSELSELGRSETALRTFLHGLPGVDQVGAEQRAAQLGTRSIKTTAKAQAIDLAIRMVDLTTLEGADTPGKVRALAAKALRPDPADPSCPHVGAVCVYPAMVPHVAEVLRGSGVHLASVATAFPSGQAPLEIKLADTRAAVAAGADEIDMVINRGAFLAGRYKEVYDEIVATKEASGDAHLKVILETGELATYDNVRRASWLAMLAGGDFIKTSTGKVPVAATLPVTLVMLEAVRDFRAATGRQVGVKPAGGIKTTKDAIKYLVMVNETVGPDWLDPDWFRFGASSLLNDLLMQRTKLTTGTYSGPDYFTLD
- the upp gene encoding uracil phosphoribosyltransferase, which translates into the protein MDVHVIDHPLAQSRLTAMRDARTDSSTFRAALHELTTMLVYEAARSFPVERYEVQTPVTGTEGTRLANPPLLVPVLRAGLGMADAALGLLPESSMGFVGLARDEETYEPRAYMESLPRDLSGLPVLVLDPMLATGGSLEHSCRLLADRGCTDITVLCVLAAPVGIERLERSGLPLRLVTASIDQGLNDSMFIVPGLGDAGDRQFGGMPRF